One genomic segment of Actinoplanes ianthinogenes includes these proteins:
- a CDS encoding alpha/beta fold hydrolase, translating into MTRIWILALAMLAVPMFWLFGPTEVGATPPPGAAGWQADASRSYPGRQILALDRRGDGRIVEVLGDLATAGRVVILIPGVDTTLATFDTGLGGVGRRAPAWQARQLFHQAGPGVAVIAWLGYDPPEGIGRAALREDRAAAGARALESFVDDLVARRPDQRITLVGHSYGSIVAGRAAAHLPAQVTDIVALGSPGMGVSRAADLHTGARVWAAAAPDDWTRKLPGIRILGLGHGRLPVDPAFGALPLPAADVHGHDGYFVTGTSTLRAIALIASGLDQLAPAAV; encoded by the coding sequence GTGACTCGTATCTGGATCCTGGCCCTGGCCATGCTGGCCGTGCCGATGTTCTGGCTGTTCGGCCCGACGGAGGTGGGTGCGACGCCACCGCCCGGCGCGGCCGGCTGGCAGGCCGACGCGAGCCGCTCCTATCCCGGCCGGCAGATCCTGGCCCTGGACCGGCGCGGCGACGGCCGGATCGTCGAGGTGCTCGGCGACCTGGCGACCGCCGGGCGCGTGGTGATCCTGATCCCCGGCGTCGACACCACGCTGGCCACCTTCGACACCGGCCTGGGTGGCGTCGGGCGACGCGCGCCGGCCTGGCAGGCGCGGCAGCTGTTCCACCAGGCCGGCCCGGGCGTCGCGGTGATCGCCTGGCTCGGCTACGACCCGCCCGAGGGGATCGGCCGCGCCGCACTCCGCGAGGACCGGGCCGCGGCCGGGGCGCGGGCGCTGGAGAGCTTCGTCGACGACCTCGTCGCCCGGCGGCCGGACCAGCGGATCACGCTGGTCGGGCACAGCTACGGCTCGATCGTCGCCGGGCGGGCCGCGGCTCACCTGCCCGCGCAGGTCACCGACATCGTGGCGCTCGGCAGCCCGGGGATGGGCGTGTCCCGCGCGGCCGACCTGCACACCGGCGCACGGGTGTGGGCCGCCGCCGCACCGGACGACTGGACCCGCAAGCTGCCCGGCATCCGGATCCTCGGACTCGGCCACGGCCGCCTGCCGGTCGACCCGGCCTTCGGCGCGCTGCCGCTGCCCGCCGCGGACGTGCACGGCCACGACGGCTACTTCGTCACCGGAACGTCCACCCTGCGAGCGATCGCCCTGATCGCCTCGGGCCTGGACCAGCTCGCCCCGGCCGCGGTCTAG
- a CDS encoding branched-chain amino acid ABC transporter permease, whose product MKKYLPLGLLLVAVVLPWSTLNLPGLFDGPLNAPGTLQLLAVCLVFGGLALGYDLLFGRAGLLSFGHALYIASGAYGVDILVSHYGWALWSAVGVTVLVAATLAALLGSVALKTSGIAFSMVTLAFAQVGYILVNRDPGGLTGGEEGLPLKTSGLPSGLVGVVNTVHLYWLALAFLVVTVLVVHAVDRAPLGRTLIGLRDDERRIAVVGLSPYRLKLLAFVVAGALAALGGAAYVLVVGGAAPHVASSEFTLALIVMTVLGGAGTRWGAVAGGILYAFLDQRLARLGGQLPGPFGQPLFVLGTLFILAVYFVPGGLAGLRGRFEPVRRALRRPAAEVSTS is encoded by the coding sequence GTGAAGAAGTACCTGCCCCTCGGGTTGCTGCTGGTCGCCGTCGTGCTGCCGTGGTCGACGCTGAACCTGCCCGGCCTGTTCGACGGCCCGCTCAACGCGCCCGGCACGCTCCAGCTGCTCGCCGTCTGCCTGGTCTTCGGCGGCCTGGCGCTCGGCTACGACCTGCTGTTCGGCCGGGCCGGGCTGCTCTCCTTCGGCCACGCGCTGTACATCGCGTCCGGCGCCTACGGGGTGGACATCCTGGTCAGCCACTACGGCTGGGCGCTGTGGAGCGCCGTCGGGGTGACCGTGCTGGTCGCGGCGACGCTGGCCGCGCTGCTCGGCTCGGTCGCGCTGAAGACGTCCGGGATCGCGTTCTCGATGGTCACGCTCGCCTTCGCGCAGGTCGGCTACATCCTGGTGAACCGGGATCCGGGCGGGCTGACCGGTGGCGAGGAGGGGCTGCCGCTGAAGACCTCGGGGCTGCCCAGCGGCCTGGTCGGCGTGGTGAACACGGTCCACCTGTACTGGCTCGCACTGGCGTTCCTGGTGGTCACCGTGCTGGTGGTGCACGCCGTCGACCGGGCTCCGCTGGGCCGTACGCTGATCGGCCTGCGCGACGACGAACGCCGGATCGCGGTGGTCGGCCTGTCGCCGTACCGTCTGAAGCTCCTCGCCTTCGTCGTGGCCGGCGCCCTGGCCGCGCTCGGCGGCGCGGCCTACGTCCTGGTGGTGGGCGGCGCCGCACCGCACGTCGCGTCCTCCGAGTTCACCCTCGCCCTGATCGTGATGACGGTCCTCGGCGGCGCCGGCACCCGCTGGGGCGCGGTCGCCGGCGGCATCCTGTACGCCTTCCTGGACCAGCGTCTGGCCCGCCTCGGCGGCCAGCTGCCCGGCCCGTTCGGCCAGCCGCTGTTCGTCCTCGGCACGCTGTTCATCCTGGCCGTCTACTTCGTCCCGGGCGGCCTGGCCGGCCTGCGCGGCCGCTTCGAGCCGGTCCGCCGGGCCCTGCGCCGCCCGGCCGCCGAGGTCAGCACATCCTGA
- a CDS encoding ricin-type beta-trefoil lectin domain protein, producing MRKSLLAAAVLAGSVLYAPAALAAGETVNVYLTTTSDSAGRNVTRGLQQQAAIAFGPAGGSAGTTITVNEGSTYQTFEGGGASITDTTAYLLRGGPVTAATRDAVMTKLFSPANGIGLSFVRNPIGASDLSRPGNVSLDDTCCDLNDFGSNGYDTNVRLLTQQAKQLNPSLRVMGVPWSSPGWMKDNGRMDQMGWLKWEYYPMYAQYLVKYLQSYQAAGVPVDYLSVQNEPNCCQASNPAAMNYPGMSWNPSGLVEFTKNHVYPALHAAGLNTKVLIHDWNYGDYASFGSGILSDAGVRGDSAFGGIAWHGYAGSPTVGTDVHNAYPSVKQFETEHSGGTWIGDQHNEDMTNIIDYTRNWGSSVVKWSLGVDQNMGPHNGGCGTCTGLITVQNGGSRAGQVDYTVEYYTMGHLTKFVKPGAVRIDTNATSAVPNVAWRNPDGSKALIAHNGGGSSQSVRVNWGGQSFTYTLPARTTATFTWSGAVVASPGGTITGLGGKCVDVAGAAAANGTAVQLYTCNGSTAQQWTRAADGTLRSLGKCLDIVGPSTADGTLAHLWDCHTGTSQKWTYDSATQHLVNGYSGKCLDVKDNSSADATRLQVWTCTTGANQKWVLN from the coding sequence ATGCGCAAGTCCCTGCTTGCGGCCGCGGTGCTGGCCGGGAGCGTGCTCTACGCCCCGGCCGCATTAGCCGCCGGTGAAACCGTCAACGTCTACCTGACCACCACCTCGGACAGTGCCGGTCGCAACGTCACCCGCGGCCTGCAGCAGCAGGCGGCGATCGCCTTCGGCCCGGCCGGTGGGAGCGCCGGCACCACCATCACCGTCAACGAGGGCAGCACGTACCAGACCTTCGAGGGCGGCGGCGCGTCGATCACCGACACCACCGCGTACCTGCTGCGCGGGGGACCGGTCACCGCGGCGACCCGGGACGCGGTGATGACCAAGCTGTTCAGCCCGGCGAACGGCATCGGGCTGTCCTTCGTCCGCAATCCGATCGGTGCCTCCGATCTGTCCCGTCCCGGCAACGTCTCGCTGGACGACACCTGCTGCGACCTGAACGACTTCGGCAGCAACGGATACGACACCAACGTGCGGCTGCTGACGCAGCAGGCCAAGCAACTCAACCCGAGCCTGCGGGTGATGGGCGTGCCGTGGAGCTCGCCGGGCTGGATGAAGGACAACGGCCGGATGGACCAGATGGGCTGGCTGAAGTGGGAGTACTACCCCATGTACGCCCAGTACCTGGTCAAGTACCTGCAGAGCTACCAGGCCGCGGGTGTGCCGGTCGACTACCTGTCGGTGCAGAACGAGCCGAACTGCTGCCAGGCCTCGAACCCGGCCGCGATGAACTACCCCGGGATGAGCTGGAACCCGTCCGGGCTGGTGGAGTTCACCAAGAACCACGTGTACCCGGCGCTGCACGCGGCCGGACTGAACACCAAGGTGCTGATCCACGACTGGAACTACGGCGACTACGCGAGCTTCGGCTCGGGGATCCTCTCCGACGCCGGGGTGCGCGGCGACTCGGCGTTCGGCGGGATCGCCTGGCACGGGTACGCCGGGAGCCCGACGGTCGGGACCGACGTGCACAACGCGTACCCCTCGGTGAAGCAGTTCGAGACCGAGCACTCCGGCGGCACCTGGATCGGTGATCAGCACAACGAGGACATGACCAACATCATCGACTACACCCGGAACTGGGGCAGCTCGGTGGTCAAGTGGAGCCTCGGCGTGGACCAGAACATGGGCCCGCACAACGGCGGCTGCGGCACCTGCACCGGCCTGATCACCGTGCAGAACGGCGGCTCCCGGGCCGGCCAGGTCGACTACACCGTCGAGTACTACACGATGGGGCACCTGACCAAGTTCGTGAAGCCGGGCGCGGTCCGGATCGACACCAACGCCACCAGCGCGGTGCCGAACGTGGCCTGGCGCAACCCGGACGGATCGAAGGCGCTGATCGCGCACAACGGCGGCGGGTCCAGCCAGTCGGTCCGGGTGAACTGGGGCGGCCAGTCGTTCACCTACACCCTGCCGGCCCGGACCACGGCCACCTTCACCTGGTCCGGAGCCGTGGTCGCGAGTCCGGGCGGCACGATCACCGGGCTGGGCGGCAAGTGCGTGGACGTGGCCGGGGCGGCCGCCGCCAACGGGACCGCGGTGCAGCTGTACACCTGCAACGGCTCGACGGCGCAGCAGTGGACCCGGGCCGCCGACGGGACGCTGCGGTCGCTGGGCAAGTGCCTGGACATCGTGGGGCCGAGCACGGCCGACGGGACGCTCGCGCACCTCTGGGACTGCCACACCGGGACGTCGCAGAAGTGGACCTACGACAGCGCTACCCAGCACCTGGTGAACGGATATTCCGGCAAATGTCTTGATGTGAAGGACAACAGTTCCGCCGATGCGACCCGGTTGCAGGTGTGGACCTGCACGACGGGCGCCAACCAGAAGTGGGTGCTCAACTGA
- a CDS encoding LacI family DNA-binding transcriptional regulator has translation MKQGDETRVTVRDLAAVTGLSIATVSRVLNDRSNVAPGTRDRVLRAMGNLGERAPRRRGTRGQAAGVFVRCPYVLTDYFGLIVSAVAEACEPHGLHVILNAGTVAQQARVLPTLPERRDVAGAVLILPPEPGAELIRLRDRGFPFVLVDPRIAPPRDVAAVSAAHFAGARALTAHLIELGHRRIGIIGGPRDWLASDNRFHGYLAPLADAGVLPDPELHRFVAEPITELGHRAAAELLDLPDRPTALLAFNDKMAIGALRAAAERGLRVPQDLSVAGFDDIDLGSACEPMLTTVRQPLGEMGRMAVHLLLRMLGGHRLDALHLELATELVVRDSTGPVPAA, from the coding sequence GTGAAACAAGGCGATGAAACAAGAGTCACCGTGCGCGACCTCGCGGCCGTCACCGGCCTCTCCATCGCCACCGTCTCCCGGGTGCTCAACGACCGGTCGAACGTCGCGCCCGGCACCCGCGACCGGGTGCTGCGCGCGATGGGCAACCTCGGCGAGCGCGCCCCGCGCCGGCGCGGCACCCGCGGCCAGGCCGCCGGCGTCTTCGTCCGCTGCCCTTACGTGCTGACCGACTACTTCGGACTGATCGTCTCCGCGGTCGCCGAGGCCTGCGAGCCGCACGGCCTGCACGTGATCCTGAACGCCGGCACCGTCGCCCAGCAGGCCCGGGTGCTGCCCACCCTGCCGGAGCGGCGGGACGTGGCCGGCGCGGTGCTGATCCTGCCCCCGGAGCCGGGCGCCGAGCTGATCCGGCTGCGTGACCGCGGCTTCCCGTTCGTCCTGGTGGATCCACGGATCGCGCCGCCGCGCGACGTGGCCGCGGTGTCCGCCGCGCACTTCGCCGGCGCCCGCGCGCTGACCGCGCACCTGATCGAGCTGGGACACCGCCGGATCGGCATCATCGGCGGCCCGCGGGACTGGCTGGCCAGCGACAACCGGTTCCACGGCTACCTCGCGCCGCTGGCCGACGCCGGCGTGTTGCCCGACCCGGAGCTGCACCGGTTCGTCGCCGAGCCGATCACCGAGCTGGGCCACCGGGCCGCCGCCGAGCTGCTCGACCTGCCGGACCGGCCGACCGCGCTGCTGGCGTTCAACGACAAGATGGCGATCGGGGCGCTGCGCGCGGCGGCCGAACGCGGGCTGCGGGTGCCGCAGGACCTGTCGGTGGCCGGTTTCGACGACATCGACCTGGGCTCCGCCTGCGAGCCGATGCTGACCACGGTCCGGCAGCCGCTCGGCGAGATGGGCCGGATGGCGGTGCACCTGCTGCTGCGGATGCTCGGCGGGCACCGGTTGGACGCGCTGCACCTGGAGCTGGCCACCGAGCTGGTGGTGCGGGATTCGACGGGTCCGGTGCCCGCGGCCTGA
- a CDS encoding TrmH family RNA methyltransferase, giving the protein MSRTLRISTRNATFQQWQALLTNRTKRHRAGEFLVQGVRPITLAVEHGWPVHALLLDDTRRLSQWSRDVLERVPGVSRFALDPGLMHELGGKDEESPELLAVVGMPADDLSRIPAGPQMLTLVFDRPATPANIGALVRSADAFGASGLVITGHAADPYDPKAVRASTGSLFALPVVQVSSHREVVDEVIALRRGGLPVEILGSDEGGDVDLADHDLTGPKVIAIGNETRGLSGAWRAACDHILRIPMAGAASSLNAAAAGSVVLYEAARQRR; this is encoded by the coding sequence ATGTCCAGGACACTGCGCATCAGCACCCGGAACGCGACCTTCCAGCAGTGGCAGGCGCTGCTCACCAACCGCACCAAGCGGCACCGGGCCGGCGAGTTCCTGGTGCAGGGCGTCCGCCCGATCACGCTCGCCGTCGAGCACGGCTGGCCGGTGCACGCGCTGCTGCTCGACGACACCCGCCGGCTCTCCCAGTGGAGCCGGGACGTGCTGGAGCGGGTGCCCGGCGTGTCCCGGTTCGCGCTGGACCCCGGCCTGATGCACGAGCTGGGCGGCAAGGACGAGGAGTCCCCGGAGCTGCTCGCCGTGGTCGGGATGCCGGCCGACGACCTGTCCCGGATTCCGGCCGGCCCGCAGATGCTCACGCTGGTCTTCGACCGGCCGGCCACCCCGGCCAACATCGGCGCGCTGGTCCGGTCCGCGGACGCGTTCGGCGCCTCCGGCCTGGTGATCACCGGGCACGCCGCCGACCCGTACGACCCGAAGGCCGTCCGGGCCAGCACCGGCTCGCTGTTCGCCCTGCCCGTGGTCCAGGTGTCCAGCCACCGCGAGGTGGTCGACGAGGTGATCGCGCTGCGCCGCGGCGGTCTCCCGGTGGAGATCCTGGGCAGTGACGAGGGCGGCGACGTCGACCTGGCCGACCACGACCTCACCGGTCCGAAAGTGATCGCGATCGGCAACGAGACCCGCGGCCTGAGCGGCGCCTGGCGGGCCGCCTGCGACCACATCCTGCGGATCCCGATGGCCGGTGCGGCCAGCTCGCTGAACGCGGCGGCGGCCGGCTCCGTGGTCCTCTACGAAGCCGCCCGCCAGCGCCGCTAG
- a CDS encoding NAD(P)/FAD-dependent oxidoreductase, which translates to MDTKVVVVGGGYGGIAAARALDDVADVTLVEPRETFVHNVAALRAAVDPVWAEKIFIPYDGLLSRGRVVRDRVTRVAPDHVELGAGTRLDADYLVLATGASSPFPSRMDVLDRSRALERLGEVRDALGRAGRVLLLGAGAIGLEFAGEIAATLPATSVTLVDPSPAVAGGRFPEEFGAEVAKQLDALGVTVLLGTKLTEPPAVEPGAVRPFTVTTTDGEVLAADLWFPCYGGEVNSGYLDGSLRAARQPDGRLAVTEHLRVTGHDRVFAVGDLTAVPEMKMARAAGRHGEVVAANIRALIEGGELTTYEPFPDGIALTLGPAGGVTWAPEWGGLLGAEQTSQFKATFLLERFEEALGAA; encoded by the coding sequence ATGGATACCAAAGTTGTGGTGGTGGGTGGCGGTTACGGCGGCATCGCGGCGGCCCGCGCCCTGGACGACGTCGCCGACGTGACGCTGGTCGAGCCCCGCGAGACGTTCGTGCACAACGTCGCCGCTCTGCGCGCGGCGGTCGACCCGGTCTGGGCCGAGAAGATCTTCATTCCGTACGACGGCCTGCTGTCCCGTGGCCGGGTCGTGCGTGACCGGGTGACCCGGGTCGCGCCGGACCACGTCGAGCTGGGCGCGGGCACCCGGCTGGACGCCGACTACCTCGTGCTGGCCACCGGCGCGAGCAGCCCGTTCCCGTCCCGGATGGACGTTCTCGACCGGAGCCGGGCCCTGGAGCGGCTGGGTGAGGTGCGCGACGCGCTGGGCCGGGCCGGCCGGGTGCTGCTGCTCGGGGCCGGGGCGATCGGCCTGGAGTTCGCCGGGGAGATCGCGGCGACGCTGCCCGCGACGTCGGTGACGCTGGTCGACCCGTCCCCGGCCGTGGCCGGCGGCCGGTTCCCGGAGGAGTTCGGCGCCGAGGTGGCCAAGCAGCTGGACGCCCTCGGGGTCACCGTGCTGCTCGGCACGAAGCTGACGGAGCCGCCCGCGGTCGAGCCCGGCGCCGTGCGGCCGTTCACGGTCACCACCACCGACGGCGAGGTGCTCGCCGCCGACCTGTGGTTCCCCTGCTACGGCGGTGAGGTGAACAGCGGCTACCTGGACGGGTCGCTGCGCGCGGCGCGGCAACCGGACGGGCGGCTGGCGGTCACCGAGCACCTGCGCGTCACCGGCCACGACCGGGTGTTCGCGGTCGGTGACCTGACCGCGGTGCCGGAGATGAAGATGGCCCGCGCGGCCGGGCGGCACGGCGAGGTGGTGGCGGCGAACATCCGGGCGCTGATCGAGGGTGGCGAGCTGACCACGTACGAGCCGTTCCCGGACGGGATCGCGCTGACCCTGGGCCCGGCCGGCGGCGTCACCTGGGCGCCCGAGTGGGGCGGGCTGCTCGGTGCCGAGCAGACGTCGCAGTTCAAGGCCACGTTCCTGCTGGAGCGTTTCGAGGAAGCGCTCGGCGCGGCCTAG
- a CDS encoding helix-turn-helix transcriptional regulator — MSDNELGNFLRARRDEVTPAEVGLPPGHRRRAPGLRRSEVAMLAGVSVEYLIRLEQGRDRHPSPQVIAALSGPLRLTAAERAHLYRLTKVAGGLRCSAYASDPVRTVRPGLRAVLEQLEPAAAVLINQIGDLVAYTSGFRRLAGPIGLLDDDQPNLIRYVFADPRARQVYPDWEHMADEQVAALKNGPPREDFAGELTALAGAEFTGRMERIPGLPRAHGVTRLEHPEAGSLRLSYELMQLPGDEGLCLMVQLPADDATADALRTIAPLRLVAG; from the coding sequence GTGAGCGACAACGAGCTGGGCAATTTCCTGCGCGCGCGCCGCGACGAGGTGACGCCGGCCGAGGTCGGGCTGCCGCCGGGGCACCGGCGCCGCGCACCCGGCCTGCGGCGCTCCGAGGTGGCGATGCTGGCCGGTGTCAGCGTGGAGTACCTGATCCGCCTGGAGCAGGGCCGCGACAGGCACCCGTCGCCGCAGGTCATCGCGGCGCTCTCCGGCCCGCTGCGGCTGACCGCCGCCGAGCGCGCCCACCTGTACCGGCTGACCAAGGTGGCGGGCGGCCTGCGCTGCTCGGCGTACGCGTCGGATCCGGTGCGCACCGTCCGGCCCGGGCTGCGCGCGGTCCTCGAGCAGCTGGAGCCGGCCGCCGCGGTGCTGATCAACCAGATCGGCGACCTGGTGGCGTACACGTCCGGATTCCGCCGGCTGGCCGGGCCGATCGGGCTGCTCGACGACGATCAGCCGAACCTGATCCGGTACGTCTTCGCCGATCCGCGGGCCCGCCAGGTCTACCCGGACTGGGAGCACATGGCCGACGAGCAGGTCGCCGCCCTCAAGAACGGGCCGCCCCGCGAGGACTTCGCCGGCGAGCTGACCGCGCTGGCCGGTGCGGAGTTCACCGGGCGGATGGAGCGGATCCCGGGCCTGCCCCGGGCGCACGGGGTGACGCGCCTGGAGCATCCGGAGGCCGGGTCGCTGCGGCTGAGCTACGAGCTCATGCAGCTGCCCGGCGACGAGGGGCTGTGCCTGATGGTCCAGCTGCCGGCCGACGACGCCACCGCCGACGCGCTGCGCACCATCGCGCCGCTGCGGCTGGTCGCCGGCTAG
- a CDS encoding 2-isopropylmalate synthase, translated as MINWNPQQPSPMPFHRYRPAHERVAVPITDRTWPSRRQAAAPLWVPVDLRDGNQALAEPMDADRKLRAFALMVAMGFKEIEVGYPSASGLDFDFVRLLAERDDLVPDDVTVVVFTAARDDLIKRTIASIDGLAKAVVHMYTATAPTWRDVVLHASRSALQRKILNAADVILSETDRLRHTYTRFEFSPEVFNLTEPEYVLEVCNAVTGRWDASPDRPVIHNLPATVEVDTPNVYADQIEWMSRHLDRRDDVILSVHPHNDRGTGVACAELAVLAGAQRVEGCLFGNGERTGNVDLVTLAMNLYAQGIDPKLDFSDIDRVRETVEYYNRMPVPDRHPYGGSLVYTAFSGTHQDAIDKGMVFHAKRAAELGVPESEAPWEVPYLPVDPADVGRSYEAVIRVNSQSGKGGVAYLLRTEHGLDLPAGLRAEVGALAQAASETRAGGGELSPAELLTIFQDEYLAKPGFSVDLDGVEVVEEAAHPWRGGVIAYVKCRIGARERWGAGVAGSGPAARQAAMTSAAIRSSR; from the coding sequence ATGATCAATTGGAATCCCCAGCAACCCAGCCCGATGCCGTTCCACCGCTACCGCCCGGCGCACGAGCGGGTCGCGGTGCCGATCACCGATCGCACCTGGCCGTCGCGCCGGCAGGCCGCCGCACCGCTGTGGGTGCCGGTCGACCTGCGCGACGGCAACCAGGCCCTGGCCGAGCCGATGGACGCGGACCGCAAGCTGCGCGCCTTCGCGCTGATGGTCGCGATGGGCTTCAAGGAGATCGAGGTCGGCTACCCGTCGGCGAGCGGCCTGGATTTCGACTTCGTCCGGCTGCTGGCCGAGCGCGACGACCTGGTCCCGGACGACGTCACCGTGGTGGTCTTCACCGCCGCCCGGGACGACCTGATCAAGCGGACGATCGCGTCGATCGACGGCTTGGCGAAAGCGGTCGTGCACATGTACACGGCGACCGCGCCGACCTGGCGGGATGTGGTCCTGCACGCCTCCCGCAGCGCGCTACAGCGGAAGATCCTGAACGCCGCCGACGTGATCCTGTCCGAGACCGATCGGCTGAGGCACACCTACACCCGGTTCGAGTTCAGCCCCGAGGTGTTCAACCTGACCGAGCCGGAGTACGTGCTGGAGGTCTGCAACGCGGTCACCGGGCGGTGGGACGCCTCGCCGGACCGCCCGGTGATCCACAACCTGCCGGCCACCGTCGAGGTGGACACCCCCAACGTGTACGCCGACCAGATCGAGTGGATGAGCCGGCACCTGGACCGGCGCGACGACGTGATCCTGTCCGTGCACCCGCACAACGACCGCGGCACCGGGGTGGCCTGCGCCGAACTGGCCGTGCTGGCCGGCGCGCAGCGCGTCGAGGGCTGCCTGTTCGGCAACGGCGAGCGGACCGGCAACGTCGACCTGGTCACCCTGGCCATGAACCTGTACGCCCAGGGCATCGACCCGAAACTGGACTTCTCCGACATCGACCGGGTCCGCGAGACGGTCGAGTACTACAACCGGATGCCGGTGCCGGACCGGCACCCGTACGGCGGGTCGCTGGTGTACACCGCGTTCAGCGGCACCCACCAGGACGCCATCGACAAGGGGATGGTGTTCCACGCCAAGCGCGCCGCCGAGTTGGGCGTGCCGGAGTCCGAGGCGCCGTGGGAGGTGCCGTACCTGCCGGTGGACCCGGCCGACGTGGGCCGGTCGTACGAGGCGGTGATCCGGGTGAACAGCCAGTCCGGCAAGGGCGGGGTGGCGTATCTGCTGCGCACCGAGCACGGCCTGGACCTGCCGGCCGGGCTGCGGGCCGAGGTGGGCGCGCTGGCCCAGGCGGCGAGCGAGACCCGGGCCGGCGGCGGGGAGCTGAGCCCGGCCGAGCTGTTGACGATCTTTCAGGACGAATACCTGGCGAAGCCGGGGTTCTCGGTCGATCTGGACGGCGTCGAGGTGGTCGAGGAGGCGGCCCATCCGTGGCGGGGTGGGGTGATCGCGTACGTCAAGTGCCGGATCGGGGCACGGGAGCGCTGGGGCGCCGGCGTGGCCGGATCCGGCCCCGCGGCCCGGCAGGCGGCGATGACCAGCGCCGCGATCCGCTCCTCCCGGTGA